One Gopherus evgoodei ecotype Sinaloan lineage unplaced genomic scaffold, rGopEvg1_v1.p scaffold_76_arrow_ctg1, whole genome shotgun sequence genomic window carries:
- the LOC115643889 gene encoding DNA-directed RNA polymerase II subunit RPB1-like isoform X6 — protein sequence MPCPLPPLSPHIPQHDTLPSPAPQHFEGQRHPAEPAVPNPQPHNTSRDMRHPAVLPHTAPQHFEGHETPSCTNPHIPTTPRGQRHVAVPTHTAPQHLEGHETPGCTNPHSPTTPRGQRHVAVPTHTAPQHLEGHETPGCTNPHSPTTPRESETPGCTNPHSPTTPRGQRHVAVPTHTAPQHLEGHETPSCTNPHSISRSETRGCTNPHSPTTPRESETPGCTNPHSPTTPRGQRHVAVPTHTAPHLLEGHETPSCTNPQPHNTSRVRDTWLYQPTQPHNTSRDTRHPAVPTHSPTTPRGTRDTRLYCPIQPHNTSRDTRHSAVPTHTASQGQRHVAVPTHSPTTPRGTRDTRLYQPTQPHNTSRVRDTRLYQPTAPQHLEVRDTWLYQPTAPHLLEGHETPSCTNPHSISRSETRGCTNPHSPTTPRESETPGCTNPQPHNTSRDMRHPAVLPHTAPQHFEGHETLSCTNPHSISRSETRGCTNPHSTTTP from the exons ATGCCATGTCCCTTGCCCCCTCTATCCCCCCACATTCCCCAACATGAtacactcccttccccagcaccacaACACTTCGAGGGTCAGAGACACCCAGCAGAGCCAGCTgtccccaacccacagccccacaACACCTCGAGGGACATGAGACACCCAGCTGTACTGCCCCATACAGCCCCACAACACTTCGAGGGACACGAGACACCCAGCTGTACCAACCCACACATCCCCACAACACCTCGAG GTCAGAGACACGTGGCTGTACCaacccacacagccccacaacACCTCGAGGGACACGAGACACCCGGCTGTACCaacccacacagccccacaacACCTCGAGGTCAGAGACACGTGGCTGTACCAACGCACACAGCCCCACAACACCTCGAGGGACATGAGACACCCGGCTGTACCaacccacacagccccacaacACCTCGAGAGTCAGAGACACCCGGCTGTACCaacccacacagccccacaacACCTCGAGGTCAGAGACACGTGGCTGTACCaacccacacagccccacaacACCTCGAGGGACATGAGACACCCAGCTGTACCAACCCACACAGCATCTCAAGGTCAGAGACACGTGGCTGTACCaacccacacagccccacaacACCTCGAGAGTCAGAGACACCCGGCTGTACCaacccacacagccccacaacACCTCGAGGTCAGAGACACGTGGCTGTACCaacccacacagccccacacctcctcGAGGGACACGAGACACCCAGCTGTACCAACCCACAGCCCCACAACACCTCGAGAGTCAGAGACACCTGGCTGTACCaacccacacagccccacaacACCTCGAGGGACACGAGACACCCAGCTGTACCAACCCACAGCCCCACAACACCTCGAGGGACACGAGACACCCGGCTGTACTGCCCCATACAGCCCCACAACACTTCGAGGGACACGAGACACTCAGCTGTACCAACCCACACAGCATCTCAAGGTCAGAGACACGTGGCTGTACCAACCCACAGCCCCACAACACCTCGAGGGACACGAGACACCCGGCTGTACCaacccacacagccccacaacACCTCGAGAGTCAGAGACACCCGGCTGTACCAACCCACAGCCCCACAACACCTCGAGGTCAGAGACACGTGGCTGTACCAACccacagccccacacctcctcGAGGGACACGAGACACCCAGCTGTACCAACCCACACAGCATCTCAAGGTCAGAGACACGTGGCTGTACCaacccacacagccccacaacACCTCGAGAGTCAGAGACACCCGGCTGTACCAACCCACAGCCCCACAACACCTCGAGGGACATGAGACACCCAGCTGTACTGCCCCATACAGCCCCACAACACTTCGAGGGACACGAGACACTCAGCTGTACCAACCCACACAGCATCTCAAGGTCAGAGACACGTGGCTGTACCAACCCACATAGCACCACAACACCTTGA
- the LOC115643889 gene encoding DNA-directed RNA polymerase II subunit RPB1-like isoform X3, which produces MPCPLPPLSPHIPQHDTLPSPAPQHFEGQRHPAEPAVPNPQPHNTSRDMRHPAVLPHTAPQHFEGHETPSCTNPHIPTTPRGQRHVAVPTHTAPQHLEGHETPGCTAPRSILRSETPIRHGCSTPHSPATPRGQRHVAVPTHTAPQHLEGHETPGCTNPHSPTTPRGQRHVAVPTHTAPQHLEGHETPGCTNPHSPTTPRESETPGCTNPHSPTTPRGQRHVAVPTHTAPQHLEGHETPSCTNPHSISRSETRGCTNPHSPTTPRESETPGCTNPHSPTTPRGQRHVAVPTHTAPHLLEGHETPSCTNPQPHNTSRVRDTWLYQPTQPHNTSRDTRHPAVPTHSPTTPRGTRDTRLYCPIQPHNTSRDTRHSAVPTHTASQGQRHVAVPTHSPTTPRGTRDTRLYQPTQPHNTSRVRDTRLYQPTAPQHLEVRDTWLYQPTAPHLLEGHETPSCTNPHSISRSETRGCTNPHSPTTPRESETPGCTNPQPHNTSRDMRHPAVLPHTAPQHFEGHETLSCTNPHSISRSETRGCTNPHSTTTP; this is translated from the exons ATGCCATGTCCCTTGCCCCCTCTATCCCCCCACATTCCCCAACATGAtacactcccttccccagcaccacaACACTTCGAGGGTCAGAGACACCCAGCAGAGCCAGCTgtccccaacccacagccccacaACACCTCGAGGGACATGAGACACCCAGCTGTACTGCCCCATACAGCCCCACAACACTTCGAGGGACACGAGACACCCAGCTGTACCAACCCACACATCCCCACAACACCTCGAG GTCAGAGACACGTGGCTGTACCaacccacacagccccacaacACCTCGAGGGACATGAGACACCCGGCTGTACTGCCCCACGCAGCATCTTGAGGTCAGAGACACCCATTAGACATGGCTGTAGCACCCCACACAGCCCCGCAACACCTCGAGGTCAGAGACACGTGGCTGTACCaacccacacagccccacaacACCTCGAGGGACACGAGACACCCGGCTGTACCaacccacacagccccacaacACCTCGAGGTCAGAGACACGTGGCTGTACCAACGCACACAGCCCCACAACACCTCGAGGGACATGAGACACCCGGCTGTACCaacccacacagccccacaacACCTCGAGAGTCAGAGACACCCGGCTGTACCaacccacacagccccacaacACCTCGAGGTCAGAGACACGTGGCTGTACCaacccacacagccccacaacACCTCGAGGGACATGAGACACCCAGCTGTACCAACCCACACAGCATCTCAAGGTCAGAGACACGTGGCTGTACCaacccacacagccccacaacACCTCGAGAGTCAGAGACACCCGGCTGTACCaacccacacagccccacaacACCTCGAGGTCAGAGACACGTGGCTGTACCaacccacacagccccacacctcctcGAGGGACACGAGACACCCAGCTGTACCAACCCACAGCCCCACAACACCTCGAGAGTCAGAGACACCTGGCTGTACCaacccacacagccccacaacACCTCGAGGGACACGAGACACCCAGCTGTACCAACCCACAGCCCCACAACACCTCGAGGGACACGAGACACCCGGCTGTACTGCCCCATACAGCCCCACAACACTTCGAGGGACACGAGACACTCAGCTGTACCAACCCACACAGCATCTCAAGGTCAGAGACACGTGGCTGTACCAACCCACAGCCCCACAACACCTCGAGGGACACGAGACACCCGGCTGTACCaacccacacagccccacaacACCTCGAGAGTCAGAGACACCCGGCTGTACCAACCCACAGCCCCACAACACCTCGAGGTCAGAGACACGTGGCTGTACCAACccacagccccacacctcctcGAGGGACACGAGACACCCAGCTGTACCAACCCACACAGCATCTCAAGGTCAGAGACACGTGGCTGTACCaacccacacagccccacaacACCTCGAGAGTCAGAGACACCCGGCTGTACCAACCCACAGCCCCACAACACCTCGAGGGACATGAGACACCCAGCTGTACTGCCCCATACAGCCCCACAACACTTCGAGGGACACGAGACACTCAGCTGTACCAACCCACACAGCATCTCAAGGTCAGAGACACGTGGCTGTACCAACCCACATAGCACCACAACACCTTGA
- the LOC115643889 gene encoding DNA-directed RNA polymerase II subunit RPB1-like isoform X14, producing MPCPLPPLSPHIPQHDTLPSPAPQHFEGQRHPAEPAVPNPQPHNTSRDMRHPAVLPHTAPQHFEGHETPSCTNPHIPTTPRGQRHVAVPTHTAPQHLEGHETPSCTAPYSPTTPRGQRHVAVPTHTAPQHLEGHETPGCTAPRSILRSETPIRHGCSTPHSPATPRGQRHVAVPTHTAPQHLEGHETPGCTNPHSPTTPRGQRHVAVPTHTAPQHLEGHETPGCTNPHSPTTPRESETPGCTNPHSPTTPRGQRHVAVPTHTAPQHLEGHETPSCTNPHSISRSETRGCTNPHSPTTPRESETPGCTNPHSPTTPRGQRHVAVPTHTAPQHLESQRHPAVPTHSPTTPRGT from the exons ATGCCATGTCCCTTGCCCCCTCTATCCCCCCACATTCCCCAACATGAtacactcccttccccagcaccacaACACTTCGAGGGTCAGAGACACCCAGCAGAGCCAGCTgtccccaacccacagccccacaACACCTCGAGGGACATGAGACACCCAGCTGTACTGCCCCATACAGCCCCACAACACTTCGAGGGACACGAGACACCCAGCTGTACCAACCCACACATCCCCACAACACCTCGAGGTCAGAGACACGTGGCTGTACCaacccacacagccccacaacACCTCGAGGGACATGAGACACCCAGCTGTACTGCCCCATACAGCCCCACAACACCTCGAG GTCAGAGACACGTGGCTGTACCaacccacacagccccacaacACCTCGAGGGACATGAGACACCCGGCTGTACTGCCCCACGCAGCATCTTGAGGTCAGAGACACCCATTAGACATGGCTGTAGCACCCCACACAGCCCCGCAACACCTCGAGGTCAGAGACACGTGGCTGTACCaacccacacagccccacaacACCTCGAGGGACACGAGACACCCGGCTGTACCaacccacacagccccacaacACCTCGAGGTCAGAGACACGTGGCTGTACCAACGCACACAGCCCCACAACACCTCGAGGGACATGAGACACCCGGCTGTACCaacccacacagccccacaacACCTCGAGAGTCAGAGACACCCGGCTGTACCaacccacacagccccacaacACCTCGAGGTCAGAGACACGTGGCTGTACCaacccacacagccccacaacACCTCGAGGGACATGAGACACCCAGCTGTACCAACCCACACAGCATCTCAAGGTCAGAGACACGTGGCTGTACCaacccacacagccccacaacACCTCGAGAGTCAGAGACACCCGGCTGTACCaacccacacagccccacaacACCTCGAG GTCAGAGACACGTGGCTGTACCaacccacacagccccacaacACCTCGAGAGTCAGAGACACCCGGCTGTACCAACCCACAGCCCCACAACACCTCGAGGGACATGA
- the LOC115643889 gene encoding DNA-directed RNA polymerase II subunit RPB1-like isoform X1 — translation MPCPLPPLSPHIPQHDTLPSPAPQHFEGQRHPAEPAVPNPQPHNTSRDMRHPAVLPHTAPQHFEGHETPSCTNPHIPTTPRGQRHVAVPTHTAPQHLEGHETPSCTAPYSPTTPRGQRHVAVPTHTAPQHLEGHETPGCTAPRSILRSETPIRHGCSTPHSPATPRGQRHVAVPTHTAPQHLEGHETPGCTNPHSPTTPRGQRHVAVPTHTAPQHLEGHETPGCTNPHSPTTPRESETPGCTNPHSPTTPRGQRHVAVPTHTAPQHLEGHETPSCTNPHSISRSETRGCTNPHSPTTPRESETPGCTNPHSPTTPRGQRHVAVPTHTAPHLLEGHETPSCTNPQPHNTSRVRDTWLYQPTQPHNTSRDTRHPAVPTHSPTTPRGTRDTRLYCPIQPHNTSRDTRHSAVPTHTASQGQRHVAVPTHSPTTPRGTRDTRLYQPTQPHNTSRVRDTRLYQPTAPQHLEVRDTWLYQPTAPHLLEGHETPSCTNPHSISRSETRGCTNPHSPTTPRESETPGCTNPQPHNTSRDMRHPAVLPHTAPQHFEGHETLSCTNPHSISRSETRGCTNPHSTTTP, via the exons ATGCCATGTCCCTTGCCCCCTCTATCCCCCCACATTCCCCAACATGAtacactcccttccccagcaccacaACACTTCGAGGGTCAGAGACACCCAGCAGAGCCAGCTgtccccaacccacagccccacaACACCTCGAGGGACATGAGACACCCAGCTGTACTGCCCCATACAGCCCCACAACACTTCGAGGGACACGAGACACCCAGCTGTACCAACCCACACATCCCCACAACACCTCGAGGTCAGAGACACGTGGCTGTACCaacccacacagccccacaacACCTCGAGGGACATGAGACACCCAGCTGTACTGCCCCATACAGCCCCACAACACCTCGAG GTCAGAGACACGTGGCTGTACCaacccacacagccccacaacACCTCGAGGGACATGAGACACCCGGCTGTACTGCCCCACGCAGCATCTTGAGGTCAGAGACACCCATTAGACATGGCTGTAGCACCCCACACAGCCCCGCAACACCTCGAGGTCAGAGACACGTGGCTGTACCaacccacacagccccacaacACCTCGAGGGACACGAGACACCCGGCTGTACCaacccacacagccccacaacACCTCGAGGTCAGAGACACGTGGCTGTACCAACGCACACAGCCCCACAACACCTCGAGGGACATGAGACACCCGGCTGTACCaacccacacagccccacaacACCTCGAGAGTCAGAGACACCCGGCTGTACCaacccacacagccccacaacACCTCGAGGTCAGAGACACGTGGCTGTACCaacccacacagccccacaacACCTCGAGGGACATGAGACACCCAGCTGTACCAACCCACACAGCATCTCAAGGTCAGAGACACGTGGCTGTACCaacccacacagccccacaacACCTCGAGAGTCAGAGACACCCGGCTGTACCaacccacacagccccacaacACCTCGAGGTCAGAGACACGTGGCTGTACCaacccacacagccccacacctcctcGAGGGACACGAGACACCCAGCTGTACCAACCCACAGCCCCACAACACCTCGAGAGTCAGAGACACCTGGCTGTACCaacccacacagccccacaacACCTCGAGGGACACGAGACACCCAGCTGTACCAACCCACAGCCCCACAACACCTCGAGGGACACGAGACACCCGGCTGTACTGCCCCATACAGCCCCACAACACTTCGAGGGACACGAGACACTCAGCTGTACCAACCCACACAGCATCTCAAGGTCAGAGACACGTGGCTGTACCAACCCACAGCCCCACAACACCTCGAGGGACACGAGACACCCGGCTGTACCaacccacacagccccacaacACCTCGAGAGTCAGAGACACCCGGCTGTACCAACCCACAGCCCCACAACACCTCGAGGTCAGAGACACGTGGCTGTACCAACccacagccccacacctcctcGAGGGACACGAGACACCCAGCTGTACCAACCCACACAGCATCTCAAGGTCAGAGACACGTGGCTGTACCaacccacacagccccacaacACCTCGAGAGTCAGAGACACCCGGCTGTACCAACCCACAGCCCCACAACACCTCGAGGGACATGAGACACCCAGCTGTACTGCCCCATACAGCCCCACAACACTTCGAGGGACACGAGACACTCAGCTGTACCAACCCACACAGCATCTCAAGGTCAGAGACACGTGGCTGTACCAACCCACATAGCACCACAACACCTTGA
- the LOC115643889 gene encoding DNA-directed RNA polymerase II subunit RPB1-like isoform X5, giving the protein MPCPLPPLSPHIPQHDTLPSPAPQHFEGQRHPAEPAVPNPQPHNTSRDMRHPAVLPHTAPQHFEGHETPSCTNPHIPTTPRGQRHVAVPTHTAPQHLEGHETPSCTAPYSPTTPRGTRDTQLYQPTQHLKVRDTWLYQPTQPHNTSRDTRHPAVPTHTAPQHLEVRDTWLYQRTQPHNTSRDMRHPAVPTHTAPQHLESQRHPAVPTHTAPQHLEVRDTWLYQPTQPHNTSRDMRHPAVPTHTASQGQRHVAVPTHTAPQHLESQRHPAVPTHTAPQHLEVRDTWLYQPTQPHTSSRDTRHPAVPTHSPTTPRESETPGCTNPHSPTTPRGTRDTQLYQPTAPQHLEGHETPGCTAPYSPTTLRGTRDTQLYQPTQHLKVRDTWLYQPTAPQHLEGHETPGCTNPHSPTTPRESETPGCTNPQPHNTSRSETRGCTNPQPHTSSRDTRHPAVPTHTASQGQRHVAVPTHTAPQHLESQRHPAVPTHSPTTPRGT; this is encoded by the exons ATGCCATGTCCCTTGCCCCCTCTATCCCCCCACATTCCCCAACATGAtacactcccttccccagcaccacaACACTTCGAGGGTCAGAGACACCCAGCAGAGCCAGCTgtccccaacccacagccccacaACACCTCGAGGGACATGAGACACCCAGCTGTACTGCCCCATACAGCCCCACAACACTTCGAGGGACACGAGACACCCAGCTGTACCAACCCACACATCCCCACAACACCTCGAGGTCAGAGACACGTGGCTGTACCaacccacacagccccacaacACCTCGAGGGACATGAGACACCCAGCTGTACTGCCCCATACAGCCCCACAACACCTCGAGGGACACGAGACACTCAGCTGTACCAACCCACACAGCATCTCAAG GTCAGAGACACGTGGCTGTACCaacccacacagccccacaacACCTCGAGGGACACGAGACACCCGGCTGTACCaacccacacagccccacaacACCTCGAGGTCAGAGACACGTGGCTGTACCAACGCACACAGCCCCACAACACCTCGAGGGACATGAGACACCCGGCTGTACCaacccacacagccccacaacACCTCGAGAGTCAGAGACACCCGGCTGTACCaacccacacagccccacaacACCTCGAGGTCAGAGACACGTGGCTGTACCaacccacacagccccacaacACCTCGAGGGACATGAGACACCCAGCTGTACCAACCCACACAGCATCTCAAGGTCAGAGACACGTGGCTGTACCaacccacacagccccacaacACCTCGAGAGTCAGAGACACCCGGCTGTACCaacccacacagccccacaacACCTCGAGGTCAGAGACACGTGGCTGTACCaacccacacagccccacacctcctcGAGGGACACGAGACACCCAGCTGTACCAACCCACAGCCCCACAACACCTCGAGAGTCAGAGACACCTGGCTGTACCaacccacacagccccacaacACCTCGAGGGACACGAGACACCCAGCTGTACCAACCCACAGCCCCACAACACCTCGAGGGACACGAGACACCCGGCTGTACTGCCCCATACAGCCCCACAACACTTCGAGGGACACGAGACACTCAGCTGTACCAACCCACACAGCATCTCAAGGTCAGAGACACGTGGCTGTACCAACCCACAGCCCCACAACACCTCGAGGGACACGAGACACCCGGCTGTACCaacccacacagccccacaacACCTCGAGAGTCAGAGACACCCGGCTGTACCAACCCACAGCCCCACAACACCTCGAGGTCAGAGACACGTGGCTGTACCAACccacagccccacacctcctcGAGGGACACGAGACACCCAGCTGTACCAACCCACACAGCATCTCAAGGTCAGAGACACGTGGCTGTACCaacccacacagccccacaacACCTCGAGAGTCAGAGACACCCGGCTGTACCAACCCACAGCCCCACAACACCTCGAGGGACATGA
- the LOC115643889 gene encoding DNA-directed RNA polymerase II subunit RPB1-like isoform X4, producing MPCPLPPLSPHIPQHDTLPSPAPQHFEGQRHPAEPAVPNPQPHNTSRDTRHSAVPTHTASQGQRHVAVPTHTAPQHLEGHETPGCTAPRSILRSETPIRHGCSTPHSPATPRGQRHVAVPTHTAPQHLEGHETPGCTNPHSPTTPRGQRHVAVPTHTAPQHLEGHETPGCTNPHSPTTPRESETPGCTNPHSPTTPRGQRHVAVPTHTAPQHLEGHETPSCTNPHSISRSETRGCTNPHSPTTPRESETPGCTNPHSPTTPRGQRHVAVPTHTAPHLLEGHETPSCTNPQPHNTSRVRDTWLYQPTQPHNTSRDTRHPAVPTHSPTTPRGTRDTRLYCPIQPHNTSRDTRHSAVPTHTASQGQRHVAVPTHSPTTPRGTRDTRLYQPTQPHNTSRVRDTRLYQPTAPQHLEVRDTWLYQPTAPHLLEGHETPSCTNPHSISRSETRGCTNPHSPTTPRESETPGCTNPQPHNTSRDMRHPAVLPHTAPQHFEGHETLSCTNPHSISRSETRGCTNPHSTTTP from the exons ATGCCATGTCCCTTGCCCCCTCTATCCCCCCACATTCCCCAACATGAtacactcccttccccagcaccacaACACTTCGAGGGTCAGAGACACCCAGCAGAGCCAGCTgtccccaacccacagccccacaACAC CTCGAGGGACACGAGACACTCAGCTGTACCAACCCACACAGCATCTCAAGGTCAGAGACACGTGGCTGTACCaacccacacagccccacaacACCTCGAGGGACATGAGACACCCGGCTGTACTGCCCCACGCAGCATCTTGAGGTCAGAGACACCCATTAGACATGGCTGTAGCACCCCACACAGCCCCGCAACACCTCGAGGTCAGAGACACGTGGCTGTACCaacccacacagccccacaacACCTCGAGGGACACGAGACACCCGGCTGTACCaacccacacagccccacaacACCTCGAGGTCAGAGACACGTGGCTGTACCAACGCACACAGCCCCACAACACCTCGAGGGACATGAGACACCCGGCTGTACCaacccacacagccccacaacACCTCGAGAGTCAGAGACACCCGGCTGTACCaacccacacagccccacaacACCTCGAGGTCAGAGACACGTGGCTGTACCaacccacacagccccacaacACCTCGAGGGACATGAGACACCCAGCTGTACCAACCCACACAGCATCTCAAGGTCAGAGACACGTGGCTGTACCaacccacacagccccacaacACCTCGAGAGTCAGAGACACCCGGCTGTACCaacccacacagccccacaacACCTCGAGGTCAGAGACACGTGGCTGTACCaacccacacagccccacacctcctcGAGGGACACGAGACACCCAGCTGTACCAACCCACAGCCCCACAACACCTCGAGAGTCAGAGACACCTGGCTGTACCaacccacacagccccacaacACCTCGAGGGACACGAGACACCCAGCTGTACCAACCCACAGCCCCACAACACCTCGAGGGACACGAGACACCCGGCTGTACTGCCCCATACAGCCCCACAACACTTCGAGGGACACGAGACACTCAGCTGTACCAACCCACACAGCATCTCAAGGTCAGAGACACGTGGCTGTACCAACCCACAGCCCCACAACACCTCGAGGGACACGAGACACCCGGCTGTACCaacccacacagccccacaacACCTCGAGAGTCAGAGACACCCGGCTGTACCAACCCACAGCCCCACAACACCTCGAGGTCAGAGACACGTGGCTGTACCAACccacagccccacacctcctcGAGGGACACGAGACACCCAGCTGTACCAACCCACACAGCATCTCAAGGTCAGAGACACGTGGCTGTACCaacccacacagccccacaacACCTCGAGAGTCAGAGACACCCGGCTGTACCAACCCACAGCCCCACAACACCTCGAGGGACATGAGACACCCAGCTGTACTGCCCCATACAGCCCCACAACACTTCGAGGGACACGAGACACTCAGCTGTACCAACCCACACAGCATCTCAAGGTCAGAGACACGTGGCTGTACCAACCCACATAGCACCACAACACCTTGA
- the LOC115643889 gene encoding DNA-directed RNA polymerase II subunit RPB1-like isoform X11, giving the protein MRHPAVLPHTAPQHLEGHETLSCTNPHSISRSETRGCTNPHSPTTPRGTRDTRLYQPTQPHNTSRSETRGCTNPHSPTTPRESETPGCTNPHSPTTPRGQRHVAVPTHTAPHLLEGHETPSCTNPQPHNTSRVRDTWLYQPTQPHNTSRDTRHPAVPTHSPTTPRGTRDTRLYCPIQPHNTSRDTRHSAVPTHTASQGQRHVAVPTHSPTTPRGTRDTRLYQPTQPHNTSRVRDTRLYQPTAPQHLEVRDTWLYQPTAPHLLEGHETPSCTNPHSISRSETRGCTNPHSPTTPRESETPGCTNPQPHNTSRDMRHPAVLPHTAPQHFEGHETLSCTNPHSISRSETRGCTNPHSTTTP; this is encoded by the exons ATGAGACACCCAGCTGTACTGCCCCATACAGCCCCACAACACCTCGAGGGACACGAGACACTCAGCTGTACCAACCCACACAGCATCTCAAG GTCAGAGACACGTGGCTGTACCaacccacacagccccacaacACCTCGAGGGACACGAGACACCCGGCTGTACCaacccacacagccccacaacACCTCGAG GTCAGAGACACGTGGCTGTACCaacccacacagccccacaacACCTCGAGAGTCAGAGACACCCGGCTGTACCaacccacacagccccacaacACCTCGAGGTCAGAGACACGTGGCTGTACCaacccacacagccccacacctcctcGAGGGACACGAGACACCCAGCTGTACCAACCCACAGCCCCACAACACCTCGAGAGTCAGAGACACCTGGCTGTACCaacccacacagccccacaacACCTCGAGGGACACGAGACACCCAGCTGTACCAACCCACAGCCCCACAACACCTCGAGGGACACGAGACACCCGGCTGTACTGCCCCATACAGCCCCACAACACTTCGAGGGACACGAGACACTCAGCTGTACCAACCCACACAGCATCTCAAGGTCAGAGACACGTGGCTGTACCAACCCACAGCCCCACAACACCTCGAGGGACACGAGACACCCGGCTGTACCaacccacacagccccacaacACCTCGAGAGTCAGAGACACCCGGCTGTACCAACCCACAGCCCCACAACACCTCGAGGTCAGAGACACGTGGCTGTACCAACccacagccccacacctcctcGAGGGACACGAGACACCCAGCTGTACCAACCCACACAGCATCTCAAGGTCAGAGACACGTGGCTGTACCaacccacacagccccacaacACCTCGAGAGTCAGAGACACCCGGCTGTACCAACCCACAGCCCCACAACACCTCGAGGGACATGAGACACCCAGCTGTACTGCCCCATACAGCCCCACAACACTTCGAGGGACACGAGACACTCAGCTGTACCAACCCACACAGCATCTCAAGGTCAGAGACACGTGGCTGTACCAACCCACATAGCACCACAACACCTTGA